CTTCTGGGGACACTGGACATCCCAATGAGAGACGGCAGTGTCACAGTACCATAAGTTTTGGCTAAATAACTAAAAAACTATTCGTACAGACGCTTTCTGTAGGCAAGGCTGTTGAGATTTATTTTGAACTATAAAAGACTAACAAACAAACAGTGTTATCTTGTTAGACATACATACAGACAAATTCTTGAAGGAGTCTAACAGCCGAGAAAGTAACAAGCAGGTGGTTGGAGTAAGTCCCCATGCAGCTCTGAAAGAGCACCACAAGTTTTCTTACAGCCTACCTGTGGGAaatggggagaaagaagagaccGTCACCAGTGAAAATATGTAAAGATTTCCAATGATAACACAACAGAGGATCCAGTTCATGTGAAAGTCTGACCTTTTATCTCATGCTGGCTATCTTCTTCAAGACCTGGGTGACTCATGTCCAATAATTCTATTTCTTGTTACCAAACTGTTAACTTTCTTTTACATCAGGCTAAACAGTGTCATTAGTAAATACAAAGGGCTTTAACAGAATGGGAGGAATAAGGTACCTCAGTATTAAGGGTATGAAATGGGAGGAATTTTCTTGTGGCTTTGAGTCCTCCTCCACAACAGATCATTGCAATAAATCACAGTTAGCAGCAGAAGCATCCAACACAGTTTTGAAACAGTTGTGCTTACATCCCTGTAACGCAAGCCTAGGAAGAGCAGAATTTCTCAGTTCACAGCCTGGGTTCAGGCTGTCCAAAACTGCAATAACCAGTCATGTGGGCTTACACTCCTCGCTCAGGAGGTATCAAATCGGAGCAGCAAAGGCTTCAAGTGTAAACCACAGATGCTCTCCAACCAGGGTGTCAGCTCCAGCCCAGGAGGACGGAAGGGACCAGGGATCTAGAGGTCAGCTGAGTACAGAACGAGGAGATGCTGCAGAagagctagggaaaaaaacaaggtgtCCAAAGTAGCCATGTGACAATACTCAAACTCCTCCAATAATTCTGGTCTCCTTGCAAAGTTAGGAATCCTCCTGTGTTTTCCACATCTGCTTCTACAGCAGAAAGAGGAGTCAGCTTCAGAAACAGACTTTAGGAAGCTGGCAAGGTTGGAGAAGATGTGGAGAAATCTGAGCTATTTTAACAAGCTGTTTGTTTCTAAGTGACCATTTTGCTTAGTCCACCTGCACGCCCTCAGGAAGTTCTACCACTACAGGAGCGCAGTCATCAGGCTCTGCCTCGAAGTCCCATTTAAATTTCTTCGTTAGATGAGCCTTgaatttttcagcctttttccttAGGGTCCCATCAACAGCACCACTGcatgtgcaggaaaaaaacacctaaaaGAACAGAGTAGAGGTTAGTAAGAACTCAGCCATGGCACAAGCTGTGCATCTCTTTCCTACAAAGACATCACCAACAGGGTGCACCAGGAAAAGTTTCAGATTAGGCCACTGGTAAGGGATCCACTACCCTGGAAACCACTCCAGCTTTGGGGCTACCTAAACGAAGCCTACACTTCTCCTCTCATCCCACAGCCAAGACAGACATCCTGCCTTCACTCCACCGAGTCAGCGTTAGAAATATTTGCGCTAAGGTAATAACTTTGTTTCAAGCAAGAGTATATATGTAATTAAATATGTACTACAGAATTCTGAAATACTCTTAAGTGTgagcaaagaaaaatgtctgagcagaaggtaaaaaaaaaaaaaagagaaccatcAGTTTTCATTTGCCACATAGCCAATTTTACAGCATGTGTCAAAAAGTCCAACAGGTAATTATACTCATCTTTTTGTAATATGGTATCACCAATACCTTAGGATACAGAGGAAACTTAATAAAATGACCTTGAAGGTAAGAGAAGAATGGGAGCTCTCTGGAAAAAGTCCAGTTATCCCCAGCACAGCCATTCCCTTGAGCACAGGGCACCGAAATCTGGACTGACCTCTAAGGGTGGCTCCCCTGCATcatccaaacacacacaaatctaTTAACTTTTCACAAATTCACAGCTTCTGTTAGCACTTTGAGAGTTAAAGCACTTGTGTATGATTAAACATGGCATTTAGCCTCAGAGCCCATCTCTCGTCAGgctgcttctgctcctcttcTGAACTTGTGATCCAGAATTCATTTCCATAGGAAGAAACTTATATttcaaagccaaaggaaaaaaaaaatcattgcacaaTGGAAGTGAAGGGAAAGCCCTCTGGGGAAAAAGCAGGCTCCTATTTGGGAGAGACCTACTGACAGCTGGATAAAACACTGACAATGAGCAGCAAAGTTTGTTGCTTTGTTTATGATCATTTGCCTTCTCCTTGTTCATTCTAGCACGAAACTGCCTCTTTATAACAGAACTCCCTTACACAGCAAGgctgctatttaaaaagaaaaaaaatttaaaagattatgcTTCCCACTTCTCCTTGATGAATTGCACATTAAATTAGTTAtttcatcaacattttttttctttaaacattgttAGGGGTGCATATTCAGTAGAGGTTACGCTATACTCTTCTTGCCTTAGATCAAACTCCAAAAATAAAGTTGCTGTATTCAAAGCTGAGCAAAAGCTAACACAGGTAATacactcccccccacacacaccattTTGCACTTCTTTCGATCCACCTGCCCACATCCAGTTAAGACTGTTAACTCTGACGGCTGCGTACATAACGTGACTGGGTAAGGCAAGTCCCAGAGGTTCCCCTGCACTATTTCAGCACTTCAGGGAAATCCCACAGGAGCAGAGAAACAGAGAACTTTTAGCAAGGAGAGGCTCAGCTCAACCATAAGgcaaatttcttctttgttaccAGGAATGTGGTGACTCCTGCTAGGGCTTAACAGTGATCGCTGAAGCCAGCACAGCCACCTAAAGGCACCAGCTTCTACTACTTAAGTAAAGAACAGAGactgatgaaatccaaggacaTACAAGACTCAGGTATCCAAAAAGCAAAGATAACCAGAAAGACAGGGTGCTTCCAAAATGCCCATCAGATGGAAAGACTGGCTGGTTGACAGATTCTTTGTACTGCTGTAAATTGACAGTGCAAAGTGTTGCTCTGCAAGTGTGCTGCAAATAGAGCTAGGTTTTCCAGTCCTGTAATGggatggaaaaaaaccacccaaaaaccaaccaaacaaaaaattcgAGACTTTTATGAATCCAAATTCCAAAAAAGTGAAGAAAGTCACTTGATGAAAGCAATGTTTCCTGTAACATTTTACCCAGCAAATTAAAAACAcacaccttccccctccccaaatctaCAGCAAGAACTTGGAGTTACAAGTAGAGAGATACAACCACCCCGTGAGAAGGGAGAAAGCATTACCAATTTGCATCAAGCACCTGCAACATAACTTACTACTGTTTTGGCTGGGATTAAGTTTCCATTGCTGAGCTTCACCAGTGTatctggttttggctttttttttttccccccctttttttttttcaaccaagtTTTGATTAGTCTGTTTGCTGAGCTGTTAGCATGGTTACAATCAGGGGGAGTAACTGGTTTTACTAGTGCTGAATTACAGATTTGCCCATGCCTGTCTCAGCAGAAGCAGCGTTTTCTGCATTTTGGACTAACCATAAATTCCCTCTGGATCAGAACTTGATTATAGGAAATCTTCAGCTTTGCTTAAGGCTAACAGGAATAGAAAAGCTTCTTAAATACTATCAATGCCCTAAGCTCAATAAGGTTTCACTGCAACTTCTCTGCATACTAACCATACCATTCAAGCTGACCAAAAATCAGCATCATCAGTCTTTTATGCCAAAGTtggttttctggggtttttggggttttgtttttgtttttgtttttttaaaaggaacgaatggcattttggaaaaaaataaacaaacagacatCATCTTGCACTTGCTCAGTCTCTCTCATAGCTGTTCAGCTTAATGTAGTTGAAGACCTtaaaaatttttagaaaaagtatGCTGGTACAGTCCAGATGCATTAGATGCACCACTCCAGAACTCTAAAACCATGTCAATGTAGCAGGCTACTTTCAGCGCTATTTGCaaggaaaacataataaaaaagaaacagtccCCATTCTCTGTTGCAGCCATCTTCATTAGCCCCTCCTCTCGTTGCCTCACTTTGCTGGCCTCCCTGCACATGGACTAACTCAATTTTATACTGCGTTAGACTCTTCTCGGCATACTTGAGCAGATCAAACTCTGAGATGACAAGCAAATGGCATTTCTTTGCAAACAACAcagggaaaaagtaaaagaaaatacgTGTGTGCCTAAATAGACTCACACTCTCCCACACAGCTCAACAGCAGCTTAATTCCTTTTGCAGCATCTCCCTGAATTTGCCCTGATATCCTGTATGCCCTCTCCTCCCACTCCCATTTTTCAAGAGATAGCTGCAAACGTACCTGTAAGGTGCTGGTTAAAAAGTTGTCCTGGGAGATAATGTCCACAAAAAAATCAGCTGGGATTTCATTGAGCTGGTGATACAGCACAGAAATGAGATTGATGTAAAGGTCTTGATACTTCCCGATGGCATCTTCAGATCGGCACAGGATGTTTAAGAGTCTTTTCCAGTGCTCAAATGCATCATACACATTCCCAATCAGGAAGCAGATGAAAGCAAACTGCAACTCAGCTGTACAaattcagcaaaggaaaacaaaagaaaacacacataaGACTAAAAACACATCCAAGGCATGTGTCCTTTCAAAAACTCTGTAAATGATTGCACAAAACTCTGGGTTTGCCTTCTGCACATGCATTCTGCCCTTGCAGCGATTCTGCTGATAGCAATCAATACTCCAAACACTATTTCCTAATGCTCTTCAGCTGGAGAAAAGGTAAAGCATAATCGGGCGTAATTACAGGGTCCACCTATAACTGTAATTATCATCTTTGCAGAGTGACTTTAGTGGCAATAAGAGTGCACAGCCACTTAAGGGCTTCCAGTGTCATCCGTGTTCTCAAAATGACGCTCAAATAAGAAGTCAGACATTGCTGTTATTCTGCAAGCATTCACTCTGCCTATGCCCGGGTTTCCAGAGCCACACGAGAGTGCAAATACTGGTGCCCTTGAACGCAAGGGCTGTGGGAACACTGGGAGAGGGGAGCAGTACATTAACAAATGCTTTTTCCTCATTGAATTAAGAGCCAGGGTTCATCTCACCAGACGCTTAGCATCAGCTATTTTGCCAGAATGATGGCGTCACCATTTCCTAAGGTAGTTCATTCTTTGTATATCCTAGAGTTGTCTTTGATAATTTTGATAAAGAATAAATTGTATAACATTAATatagaaaaaatggaagaaggggaaaacaaaggcTTATTCCAAATCTCAGTAGCTTTGAGGCTCCAGCTCGGCTGGGTTCCCAAGCCCTCCCTCCATCCTGCCACGAAACAAAACCACACTTCAGGACCTCCACTGATTTGATATTTATTCATATCACAAGTTGTCAAAAAGGCTGGCAAGTAATTAAGACCCTGCGACCAGGAGCCACAGCCCTCGCTGTGGCTGtctcctgcagcagggctggcaaaCCCCAGATGCTGCCACAGAGAGCCGCCAGCAGCACGCAGCAGAGCTGCCACCGCTCCAGCCAGGGAGGGGACCGGCCACTGCCTTGGGAACCGCCTGCTGGGAGACCTGGTACCACCTCACCACCCAAACGGGAACAAGAATCTGACAATCACGATGCTCAGCCCCATCCAATGCTCCCAGGACTCCGTAAGCTCCATCCTCAGAGGTTCACTTAACGGGCAAATTGCCAGGCCGGTGCCAGATGACAGGCCTCCTTTGCATGAGATGCAGCTCGCGGCCACCTGCGATTGCTGCTTTTGACTTAATTTGAGGCAATCTGGGCTCCAAGCGCAGCACCCAGGAGCGAGAGAGGCAACTGTGGCAGGCTGGCAGCTCCGGCCACCGGGCACCACGTCCTCACACCAGTGCAACTGGAACAGGCCCTGTAGCTGCTAAAAACTCCACAAACTTCTGTCCTGCAATTAAGAGAGATGCCTCAGGGCGCCAGGGAACGGGGCCCACAGAAGAGGTGCGGGTTTcatcccggggctctcgttttacAGAGAAACGACTTTATTCTGCCAAAGCACCCGCGGCCTGCCGGGCGGTACGCGGTACTCACCAAGCAGATCCAGAGGCTGGCTGGCGTACCGCTGGCTAATCACCTTCTCCAGAGCGTAGCTGAGGTCCATGCTGTGCCTGGTTATCTCCTCCGGAGTAGCACCATCGGGGTACATCTGCTTCGGCAGCTCCGTGAACCTGATCTCGGTGCCGGCTTTCGGCTTCATCTGGGGCAGCCGCGCCAGGCCCTCGGCGTAGCTCCGGCACTCGGCGTCGAAGCGGGGCAGGCGCTGCTCCGCCCGGTCTCTGGTGTGCCTCCCGGCCACGACCGGCAGCACCTCCGAGAAGGCGCAGATCCGCCCGCTCTCCGGCTGCAGCTTCTTCATCGCCGCTTCGCTGACGAAGCTGGTGAGGGAGACCCACTTCTTCAGGGTCTCGTAGggatagggcccgaggaacgcgTCCATCTCCTGCAGGCTCTCCCTGAAGGCCTCGGCCTcgcccgcggccggcggcgccaGGCCCACCGCCTCGCTGGCGGCGTCCCACCGCAGCACCCGCACCTCCCGCCGCTGCAGGCTGAGGAAGAAGCCGGTGCGCGGGCCCgtctcccgcccgccgcccgcccgccccgcgctgcaGTGCAGGAAGTGGACGCCCGGCGGGATCATCTTGACGCCGCGGAACCTGGGCCCCACGGCCCAGGTGCTGTAGTCGATGCCGAACTCGGTGCCCTCGGGCACGCCCAGCACCACGACGGCGGCGCCCTCGAAGAAGAGCTGCCTGGCCAGCTCGGGCTCCAGCCGCGGGCCCGCCATGgcacggcagggcagggcaggccgcTGCCGGCACAGCCGGCGCCCACCGCCCGGAACCTCCGCCGAGCTCGCCCGGTCCTCCCCGAAAAGCGCCCGGGCGGCACAGCCGTTCCGGGCGCGGCCGTTCCGGGCACTGCCCGGCCCCGCCCAGGGCCCGAGGTGGCTTCCCCGGGCCCCGGGCCCTGACTGCAGGCGGTCGTGCCCACGGCCCCAGCGGGCAGGGGTGCCCTGGCCCCCCCGCTCATCCCCCCTGGCTCCCAAGACCCCAACCCCGGCAGTTGTTCCCCTTTGCCCTCCCAGGGCCCTGCATGGCTGGCGGCTGCTCCGCTCTGACCCAACAGACAGCCTCACCCCCCTGGGCCCCCCAGCTGGCAGCCATTCCCCTGGGCCGCCAGTCCTGCCAGCCGGGGACTGAGAGCCCTGCAGCGCGACAGACGGACAAGAGCCCTGCCGTGGGGACAGATGGACCGCGAGCCTCACAGCGGGACAGACACACGAGACCTCTCGGCGGCACAAGACCCCGCAGCGGGACCGATGCCCTCGCAGCACCGCGTCCTCCCCCCCAGGACGACGGGCAGAGTCGGGCTCCTCAGGGACAGCTGCCGCCTCCGCTGGCTGCGTTTTGGGCACCCTCACAACCACCCTCCTGCCCCACGCCTGCGTACCAGGGTCGGCAGCCGCCGCGTGAAGCCGCTCCCAGCTCCACCGGCCACAACACCCAACCTGGCGGCACCTTCGCTTTAGACGGAGCAGAGTCCAGTACTTCCATGTGCCGAGACCCCGGCTGCAAGGTCCCCCCTTCACTTCTCCATCCTCTTGGTAGGAAAGAGTCCACTGAGGCCCCAAGCTGATGTAGcatcaaacacatttatttcacttttattgaATACAAGAACAGTGAGCACACACGCATACACCACCGAGCACTGAAAAGGAGTATGACtgaaggggggagagggagaacacgggaagagaaaaggagagtTAGTGAAGGAACAACAGAGCTTTGCAGTTGGTTGGTAAGGTGcttctcaaataaaaataaatattattattattgttactgttattattactCATGCAATCGCAGGCCAGGTTTGGAATGAATTTGTGGGATCAGGTAAAAACAGGCACTCGTGTTTCCCACCCCTTTCAACAGAAAGGCCcctggaagaaaacaagcagtGATCAGCTATCTGAAACGGAGCGAGGTGATgggcaggctgggggagctgagcCCGCGGCGGCctcagctgttgctgagcagcaGAAACCCACACCTCACCAGGTTGACAAGCAgtgagcttttttctttcctttttttcttttttttttccaaagtttttaaACACTGCCACCCATTAAACACGCTGCGGAAGCCAGGGACTGGATCTGCTCACTCCAAACGTAACTCATTTCAGTCCAAGCGCACACCAAGTCTAACTCTGTAAGGCCACTAATTTTTACAGTAACCTTCAATTTTATAACTGTACACAATGTCAAAAGCCAGTATCTAGTTTCACAGTAGCCTCTGGCGGGTGGTAAAGGTGTCAAAGCCAGGTGGGCTCCTCTGCGTATGAACACGCAGTGCGCTGATGAACACCAGCTCCGTGCGCAGACCGCAAGTCCTCCGCCACCCCGCCTCTCTCTGAAGTGCCACTGCTGATGACAGCTGGCTTGGGTGTATTGAAAAGAGAGGAAAGTAGCCTCCTTGCAACTGCCTTAACTCTTTTTCGGTAGGGGGTCTGGTCTCTAAAGGTAGCTGAAGGCGCTCGGATGGAAGTTGGGAAGACCCTCACGACCTGGCAGCACTGGcgccagccagcagctctgtccGCTTGCCAAGCAGCCTGTGCTCACGCCTTTCAGGCTTGCAGGAGAAACCTCTCTGCCAGAAGGAGAACAGACTTCGTGGGGCCATACTAGCAAGCAACTGGTGAACCGCGGCTGCCAGGGAGCAGGCTCTCTCCTAGGACAGCAAAGGCGGTGAGCGGGGTCTGCCCACAACGTCCTCCCGGCGCAGGCTCTCCTGCTCGCTGCCATCCTCCGAGCCATTGCAGGACCTGGCAAAACGCACCTATTTCTGGGCACAGTCTGTGTGAGGGGTGGGAGACTAAAGGCAAAATGGTGCAGAATCGTGGGCCCTTCTGTTTCCGCAGGAGCTAGAGACGATTCCAAGAAGGAAACCcgtttatttcctttcctttccgaTTTTGGTTCCAAGTCTACCCTAACTGCCTGGTTCACAGTGTACGAGGCCCTGGGCTTGGCCCATGCCCTTCCAAAGGCAGCCGTAGAGGAAGCCTCTGTGGCTAAAGGCCGAGCTGGGATGAGCTGGGGGAAGGCAGCTCCACCGACACCTCCTTGACACGCGCCTTCTTATGCTGAGGGCCTGGGCTCTCTCGTCcagcctggggtgctggggacgccCTGCAGCCACGGAGACAGTCTCTCCACTGCCCATCCCTAGGCAGGTGGGGGGAAGGACTGCCATCGCCCCGCCATCGCTGTCACCAGCCCGCAGCGCCTCGGGCAGCCCTCGCCATCACACCCCGGGCCgcgggggaggcagggcagagacAACCCCGCTGCCTTCGACCCTACTACAAAGCTCAAGTAACTTCATTACTGGGATCCAGAGACAAAGCAAAACCACCCCAACCGCCGGCACGGCTCAGTGGGCTGGAGAGGAGCGATGAACGCAGTCCTGCGGCTGCCACCCTGCTCCCAGCTGACTCCCGTGGCTCTGCGTGGGGGCTGGGGAGACGATCCTGCCTACAGCTGCTGGAGCCGCAGCCTCaacctccttccctgcccctccaAGTCACCACTGACCCTCCAAATCCAACCACCATACACTGCAGATCAGCCGGCAGGACATCCCCTGTCTCtcgccccctccccttcccccccagaaCAGCAGCGGCTGAAGCCTTCCCCGTTCTCTTCTTGCAGGACTGAGAGTCCCACGTGTGATCTAAGAGTCTCAAAATACACCAACCACAGTCAATCAAAgagttaataatttaaaaatgtcgTCATCATATTTACCAGCACTGTTGAATTATTTCAGTAttgttccctccctcccccctcgttatatataataatatacatAACTTAAATGCACATCCATATGAAACCCCTACAAGCTGCTTTTTTATAAATGAGAAACCATATACATATCATTTGTTTTGTCTGAAATGAAATCCATTGTTAAATACCTTCAGAGAACAAGAGGTTGGACAAGTGCACAGAGAAGAAGATAAGGAACGGAAGGGGAAGAGTTAACAGAACcccaaaagatgcaaaagaacCAGCATGGAATGAGGAGAAGGGCGAAAAGACACTTGCAAATTGGAAAATAACTCTAAGGTAATAAATtcaatgtttttctctcttctttccagaGGTGGGGAATGGTTTTGCTTCTGCTTGTGGTTTTTAACTTCAGTTTGCTTATTTCTTGCTTTGTTGCAAAgcagttttcctttccattcagTGTGCAACAAAT
The nucleotide sequence above comes from Calonectris borealis chromosome 17, bCalBor7.hap1.2, whole genome shotgun sequence. Encoded proteins:
- the AAR2 gene encoding protein AAR2 homolog isoform X2, giving the protein MAGPRLEPELARQLFFEGAAVVVLGVPEGTEFGIDYSTWAVGPRFRGVKMIPPGVHFLHCSAGRAGGGRETGPRTGFFLSLQRREVRVLRWDAASEAVGLAPPAAGEAEAFRESLQEMDAFLGPYPYETLKKWVSLTSFVSEAAMKKLQPESGRICAFSEVLPVVAGRHTRDRAEQRLPRFDAECRSYAEGLARLPQMKPKAGTEIRFTELPKQMYPDGATPEEITRHSMDLSYALEKVISQRYASQPLDLLAELQFAFICFLIGNVYDAFEHWKRLLNILCRSEDAIGKYQDLYINLISVLYHQLNEIPADFFVDIISQDNFLTSTLQFLPMEMNSGSQVQKRSRSSLTRDGL
- the AAR2 gene encoding protein AAR2 homolog isoform X3 produces the protein MAGPRLEPELARQLFFEGAAVVVLGVPEGTEFGIDYSTWAVGPRFRGVKMIPPGVHFLHCSAGRAGGGRETGPRTGFFLSLQRREVRVLRWDAASEAVGLAPPAAGEAEAFRESLQEMDAFLGPYPYETLKKWVSLTSFVSEAAMKKLQPESGRICAFSEVLPVVAGRHTRDRAEQRLPRFDAECRSYAEGLARLPQMKPKAGTEIRFTELPKQMYPDGATPEEITRHSMDLSYALEKVISQRYASQPLDLLAELQFAFICFLIGNVYDAFEHWKRLLNILCRSEDAIGKYQDLYINLISVLYHQLNEIPADFFVDIISQDNFLTSTLQDWKT
- the AAR2 gene encoding protein AAR2 homolog isoform X1 — translated: MAGPRLEPELARQLFFEGAAVVVLGVPEGTEFGIDYSTWAVGPRFRGVKMIPPGVHFLHCSAGRAGGGRETGPRTGFFLSLQRREVRVLRWDAASEAVGLAPPAAGEAEAFRESLQEMDAFLGPYPYETLKKWVSLTSFVSEAAMKKLQPESGRICAFSEVLPVVAGRHTRDRAEQRLPRFDAECRSYAEGLARLPQMKPKAGTEIRFTELPKQMYPDGATPEEITRHSMDLSYALEKVISQRYASQPLDLLAELQFAFICFLIGNVYDAFEHWKRLLNILCRSEDAIGKYQDLYINLISVLYHQLNEIPADFFVDIISQDNFLTSTLQVFFSCTCSGAVDGTLRKKAEKFKAHLTKKFKWDFEAEPDDCAPVVVELPEGVQVD